In Maridesulfovibrio sp., the following proteins share a genomic window:
- the rplS gene encoding 50S ribosomal protein L19 gives MSNVIAKIEREQMRIDMPAFKAGDTVKVHLRIIEGEKERIQVFQGAVLRFRRGTTNSTFTVRKISDGIGVERVFPVHSPYIERVEVVAEGKVRRSRIYYLRGLKGKAARIKSKQAW, from the coding sequence ATGAGCAACGTAATTGCAAAGATCGAACGCGAACAGATGCGTATTGATATGCCCGCTTTCAAAGCAGGCGACACTGTTAAGGTACACCTGCGTATTATCGAAGGTGAAAAGGAACGTATCCAGGTTTTTCAGGGTGCAGTTCTGCGTTTCCGCAGAGGTACCACCAATTCCACCTTCACCGTCCGCAAAATTTCTGACGGTATCGGCGTTGAGCGTGTTTTTCCCGTACACTCCCCCTACATCGAGCGTGTAGAGGTAGTTGCTGAAGGTAAAGTACGCCGCAGCCGCATCTACTACCTGCGTGGTCTTAAAGGTAAGGCTGCACGTATCAAGTCCAAACAGGCTTGGTAG
- a CDS encoding ribonuclease HII, producing MTENLLPGMGTENLITAGIDEAGRGCLAGPVVAGAVILPEDYDLPGLTDSKKLDEAARDRLAVEIRKQAVCWSLGVSRAQVVDEINILQATFRAMGRSVLHLKISPRLLVVDGNKTIPASYLNGVAGFRQEAVVKGDLKIPAISAASILAKTFRDKLMVQLAKRYPAYGFEIHKGYGTKVHMTALKDFGPCALHRMTFKGVLPDKKKSKQERMCLPGI from the coding sequence ATGACAGAAAATTTATTGCCCGGAATGGGTACTGAAAATCTCATCACTGCCGGTATAGACGAAGCCGGGCGCGGATGTCTTGCCGGTCCGGTGGTTGCCGGGGCGGTCATTCTGCCTGAAGATTACGATCTTCCGGGACTGACCGATTCCAAGAAGCTTGATGAAGCTGCGCGGGACCGACTGGCGGTTGAGATCAGGAAACAGGCTGTCTGCTGGTCTTTGGGTGTCAGCAGGGCTCAGGTGGTGGACGAGATTAATATTTTGCAGGCCACTTTCAGGGCTATGGGCCGTTCTGTTCTCCATTTAAAGATCAGCCCCCGTCTGCTGGTCGTAGATGGTAACAAGACTATTCCCGCGTCTTATCTGAACGGTGTGGCGGGGTTCCGCCAGGAAGCTGTGGTCAAGGGGGACTTAAAGATCCCGGCAATTTCAGCAGCGTCCATTCTGGCTAAAACTTTTCGGGATAAGCTGATGGTGCAGCTTGCGAAGCGCTACCCGGCTTATGGATTTGAAATTCATAAGGGCTATGGCACAAAGGTGCATATGACCGCTTTAAAAGATTTTGGTCCTTGCGCGTTGCACCGCATGACTTTCAAGGGAGTACTTCCCGATAAAAAGAAATCAAAGCAGGAACGCATGTGTCTGCCCGGCATTTAG
- a CDS encoding KH domain-containing protein → MLKDLVEYIAKSLVDNPEEVVVTEIEGEQTSVIELKVAKEDLGKVIGKQGRTARAMRTLLGAASTKVRKRSVLEILE, encoded by the coding sequence ATGTTGAAGGATTTAGTAGAATACATCGCGAAATCGCTTGTTGACAATCCGGAAGAAGTAGTTGTCACCGAGATCGAAGGGGAGCAGACTTCCGTAATCGAGCTCAAGGTCGCTAAAGAAGATCTTGGCAAGGTTATCGGAAAACAGGGGCGCACTGCGCGTGCCATGAGAACCCTGCTTGGTGCTGCGTCAACCAAGGTGAGAAAACGCTCTGTTCTGGAAATTCTGGAATAG
- the trmD gene encoding tRNA (guanosine(37)-N1)-methyltransferase TrmD, producing the protein MKFNLVTLFPEFFDSPLSHGLMGKGVEKGIVSFNKVDPREFTTDRHKSVDDRPYGGGPGMVMFIDPIARALDSIGIHPVREGGCPKGKRLIMLSPKGRPLTQKLAVELSKEEELTLVCGRYEGIDARFEDIYPVEAISVGDFVLNGGEAGAMCLIEAVARLLPDFMGHAESGTEESFSSGLLEYPHYTRPAEFGGLKVPEVLSSGNHALIEEWRRKESLDATLEARPELLAEAEGLKKDDVRYLRTIPRKRLGKNLYMALVHYPVLNKFGEKAAVSLTNLDIHDMSRVSRSYSISGFFAVTPIEDQKKLAERIISHWTSGPGSKFNPDRAAAFSKVGVKDSLQDVVEHIESGTGKKPILVTTSARGAGSLTMNRVREMLQDDPVLLVFGTGHGLAPEILDMAEGSLRPIRFMDGYNHLSVRSAVAITVDRLLKDAW; encoded by the coding sequence GTGAAATTTAATCTGGTTACACTCTTTCCTGAATTTTTTGATTCACCGCTGTCGCACGGACTCATGGGCAAAGGAGTTGAAAAGGGTATTGTCTCTTTCAACAAGGTTGACCCCCGTGAGTTTACAACAGACCGTCATAAATCTGTTGATGACCGCCCCTACGGCGGTGGCCCGGGCATGGTCATGTTTATTGATCCCATTGCCAGAGCTCTGGATTCCATAGGTATCCATCCGGTAAGGGAAGGCGGCTGTCCCAAAGGCAAACGGCTTATAATGCTTTCGCCTAAAGGACGCCCTCTGACCCAGAAGCTGGCAGTGGAGCTTTCCAAGGAAGAGGAGCTGACCCTTGTTTGCGGAAGGTACGAAGGCATAGACGCCCGTTTTGAAGATATTTATCCCGTAGAAGCCATTTCTGTTGGAGATTTCGTGCTTAACGGGGGGGAAGCCGGGGCCATGTGCCTTATAGAAGCTGTAGCCCGTCTGCTGCCCGACTTTATGGGGCATGCTGAATCCGGCACGGAAGAAAGCTTTTCATCGGGCCTGTTGGAATATCCGCACTATACCCGTCCTGCCGAGTTCGGCGGACTGAAAGTGCCGGAAGTGCTCTCCTCAGGCAACCATGCTTTGATCGAAGAATGGCGAAGAAAAGAGTCTCTGGATGCAACCTTGGAAGCGCGTCCCGAGCTTCTTGCCGAAGCAGAAGGGTTAAAAAAAGATGATGTGCGTTATTTGCGCACAATACCCCGAAAACGTTTGGGAAAAAATCTTTATATGGCTCTGGTGCACTATCCGGTGCTAAATAAATTTGGGGAAAAGGCCGCTGTTTCTTTGACAAACCTCGATATTCACGATATGTCCCGCGTTTCCCGCTCTTACTCAATTAGCGGATTTTTTGCGGTGACTCCAATCGAGGACCAGAAGAAATTAGCCGAGAGGATTATTTCTCATTGGACCTCGGGTCCGGGCAGTAAATTCAACCCGGACAGAGCCGCAGCTTTTTCCAAGGTAGGAGTTAAGGATTCCCTGCAAGATGTGGTGGAGCATATCGAGTCGGGAACGGGCAAGAAACCGATACTGGTGACCACCAGCGCAAGGGGGGCAGGCAGCCTGACCATGAACAGGGTTCGTGAAATGCTGCAGGATGATCCCGTACTGCTGGTCTTCGGTACCGGACACGGGTTGGCTCCCGAAATTCTGGACATGGCTGAGGGCAGCTTACGGCCCATAAGGTTCATGGACGGATACAACCATCTATCAGTAAGAAGTGCGGTGGCGATCACGGTCGACAGGCTGCTTAAAGACGCCTGGTAG
- a CDS encoding HPr family phosphocarrier protein — protein sequence MTEESVLRDDSSTGEDAVARTVVVSNQLGLHARPAAKLAQEAQNFSADIKVVCESQEVDAKSILDVLTLAAAQGSVLELRADGPDAVAALDCLEEHFKNRFGEDK from the coding sequence ATGACTGAAGAGAGTGTGCTCCGCGATGATTCGTCTACAGGTGAGGACGCAGTTGCCCGGACAGTTGTTGTTAGCAACCAGCTGGGGCTGCATGCCCGTCCGGCAGCCAAATTAGCGCAGGAAGCCCAGAATTTTAGTGCGGACATTAAGGTTGTCTGCGAATCTCAGGAAGTCGACGCTAAGAGCATTCTTGATGTGCTTACTTTGGCGGCAGCGCAGGGCAGCGTTCTTGAGCTGAGGGCGGATGGTCCGGACGCCGTGGCAGCCCTTGATTGCCTGGAAGAACATTTTAAAAATAGATTCGGCGAGGACAAGTAA
- a CDS encoding NADH:flavin oxidoreductase, with protein MKSLFDKINIGKIKMKNRLMRSATWENMADEDGYVTDRLIDTLEDLAKGGVGAVVSGCGYVTGEEQPNPGMTAIWDDRYIPGLKELSDRIHRHDTPIIFQCIYGGSRTTFNLGNRIIWGPSAVENPITKVIPQEMTVGNIHTLVKDFGQAARRAEKAGFDGFQIHAGHGYLFSQFLTPYYNRRTDEYGGSIENRSRIIIDTLKEVRAQVSDDYPIMIKINCSDFLDEDGFTLEESIQVAIELEKNGITAIEISGGNSLNGWQSGPIKDKIIKEEKQCYFSDYAAQIAEAVSVPVISTGGNRSVSLMEKKLNGSALTAFGISRVTHCEPDLPGRWQAGDHARPKCVSCNQCWHEDGNTCVLNRKS; from the coding sequence ATGAAATCATTATTTGACAAAATCAATATCGGCAAAATTAAAATGAAGAATCGCCTCATGCGCTCAGCCACTTGGGAAAATATGGCTGACGAAGACGGCTATGTAACAGACAGACTCATCGACACCTTGGAAGACCTGGCTAAGGGTGGTGTCGGGGCTGTCGTCAGCGGGTGCGGCTATGTGACAGGAGAAGAGCAGCCCAATCCGGGGATGACCGCAATATGGGATGACCGTTACATTCCCGGCCTCAAAGAACTTTCTGACCGCATTCACAGACACGACACACCGATCATTTTTCAGTGCATCTACGGTGGATCAAGAACAACATTCAACCTCGGCAACCGAATTATCTGGGGTCCCTCTGCTGTAGAGAATCCCATCACCAAAGTCATCCCGCAGGAAATGACCGTTGGAAACATCCATACACTCGTAAAAGATTTTGGACAGGCCGCCCGCCGCGCCGAAAAAGCCGGTTTTGACGGTTTTCAGATTCATGCCGGACATGGTTATCTTTTCAGCCAGTTCCTGACACCGTACTACAACCGCCGCACTGATGAATACGGCGGGTCAATCGAGAACAGGTCCAGAATTATTATTGATACCCTAAAAGAAGTTCGCGCACAGGTTTCCGACGACTATCCCATTATGATCAAAATTAACTGCTCTGATTTCTTGGATGAAGACGGCTTTACACTTGAAGAAAGCATCCAGGTTGCGATCGAGCTGGAAAAAAACGGCATCACCGCCATCGAAATATCCGGCGGCAACTCACTCAACGGCTGGCAGTCTGGTCCTATAAAGGATAAGATAATTAAAGAGGAAAAGCAGTGTTACTTCAGCGACTACGCCGCACAGATAGCAGAAGCTGTTTCTGTCCCGGTCATCAGTACCGGCGGTAACCGTTCAGTATCACTAATGGAAAAGAAATTAAACGGCTCCGCGCTAACTGCTTTTGGAATCTCCAGAGTTACCCACTGCGAGCCGGATCTGCCAGGCCGCTGGCAAGCCGGCGACCATGCACGGCCTAAATGCGTATCCTGCAACCAATGCTGGCATGAAGACGGCAACACATGCGTACTTAATAGAAAATCCTGA
- a CDS encoding (Fe-S)-binding protein — MPVSKQMRKALQHTADECIDCGKCMAYCRFLAESGSPLSIALNALSDDETVDDLSQRTYDCSSCGLCSAVCPVKAEPAEIFTQLRYHAQANGTFKLEKYAPLLSYERLGQRFPFKAESLPEGCTTVFFPGCTLPAMFPDATRIAFKILKLKDPRTGIVLNCCSKPSKMLGLKSKHEENLSTLVHTLERKGIKKILTACPNCHATFKQFESRLEIVSIYEKLKYANFIPVTPAVKEVTIHDPCVTRSESNIHKAVRDLLKSAGIRVSEMKHNRTETLCCGEGGGTNFHNKAYAMYWSRKRINEAQRIGVPMVTYCAGCVNFLGGNHPTAHVLDILLVKRKTIPKPVAFPFNYLNRLIFRFTAL, encoded by the coding sequence ATGCCTGTATCAAAACAGATGCGAAAAGCACTGCAGCACACTGCCGATGAATGCATAGACTGCGGGAAATGTATGGCCTACTGCCGTTTCCTTGCTGAAAGTGGCTCCCCGCTATCCATCGCTTTAAATGCACTTTCAGATGATGAAACAGTCGATGACCTTTCCCAAAGGACCTACGACTGCTCATCTTGCGGATTATGCTCTGCAGTGTGTCCGGTTAAAGCCGAACCGGCCGAAATTTTTACCCAGCTACGTTACCACGCTCAGGCAAATGGCACTTTTAAACTGGAGAAATATGCTCCATTATTGAGTTATGAGCGATTGGGACAGCGCTTTCCATTTAAGGCAGAGTCGCTTCCCGAAGGATGCACCACCGTATTCTTCCCCGGCTGCACACTTCCAGCGATGTTTCCGGATGCGACAAGAATAGCCTTCAAGATACTTAAGCTTAAGGACCCGAGAACAGGCATCGTTCTGAACTGTTGCTCCAAACCATCCAAAATGCTTGGCCTGAAAAGCAAACACGAGGAGAACCTCTCTACGCTGGTGCACACCCTTGAGCGCAAAGGTATAAAAAAAATTCTGACCGCATGCCCCAACTGTCATGCGACTTTCAAACAATTTGAATCTCGGCTTGAAATTGTTTCTATTTACGAAAAACTCAAGTATGCCAATTTCATTCCCGTTACGCCGGCAGTTAAGGAAGTAACTATTCATGACCCCTGTGTCACCCGCTCCGAAAGCAACATACACAAGGCTGTGCGCGATCTTCTAAAATCAGCAGGCATTCGAGTTTCGGAAATGAAACACAACAGAACTGAAACCCTTTGCTGCGGTGAAGGAGGAGGGACTAATTTTCATAACAAAGCTTATGCCATGTACTGGTCCCGCAAAAGAATAAATGAAGCTCAGAGAATCGGTGTTCCGATGGTCACCTATTGCGCCGGGTGCGTGAACTTTCTTGGTGGTAATCATCCCACAGCCCACGTTTTGGATATTTTACTGGTCAAAAGGAAAACTATTCCAAAACCAGTAGCCTTTCCATTCAACTACTTAAATCGATTGATTTTCAGATTTACGGCCCTATAA
- a CDS encoding PTS system mannose/fructose/sorbose family transporter subunit IID, with protein MEKSKQNRRLGLAFVRCFLRSYFVGAGFNTRGLQNIGFSYAMQPGLEAIYDDHTELVKARKRYVKHYNSHPFWAPLLVAVFLSVELKIKEGLFPVQLLDKLKNTTSYTLSAIGDSVFAGSGLIFWALATVNLLLAGHHKQAMLLGVVMFCGLQIFKGFTFWSGINKGLGFLDELKKWDLINWGERLKYANGFLVLLIWFQLWPRPLNGFEWYGGTAALGVFGWLVATGKIAREIVAVLVVGIGLLTIYLL; from the coding sequence ATGGAAAAGTCCAAGCAAAACAGAAGATTAGGTCTGGCATTTGTCAGATGCTTTTTGCGTTCTTATTTTGTAGGTGCTGGTTTTAATACCCGCGGTTTACAGAATATCGGCTTCTCCTATGCAATGCAGCCCGGTCTGGAAGCAATTTACGATGACCATACTGAGTTGGTTAAAGCCCGCAAAAGGTATGTGAAACATTACAATTCCCATCCCTTCTGGGCCCCTTTGCTGGTAGCTGTTTTTCTTTCAGTTGAGTTGAAAATTAAAGAAGGCCTTTTCCCTGTGCAATTGCTGGATAAGTTGAAAAACACAACCAGCTATACCCTTTCAGCAATTGGGGATTCTGTTTTTGCAGGTAGCGGTCTGATCTTCTGGGCGCTGGCAACGGTGAACCTGTTGTTGGCTGGTCATCATAAGCAGGCTATGCTACTCGGAGTAGTAATGTTCTGCGGTTTGCAGATTTTCAAAGGATTCACTTTCTGGTCCGGGATAAATAAGGGCTTGGGTTTCTTGGACGAACTCAAGAAGTGGGACCTGATTAACTGGGGAGAACGGCTTAAATATGCTAACGGCTTTCTGGTGTTATTGATCTGGTTTCAGCTCTGGCCCCGTCCGCTTAACGGTTTTGAGTGGTACGGCGGCACGGCGGCGCTCGGGGTATTCGGTTGGCTGGTTGCTACCGGAAAGATTGCCCGTGAAATTGTGGCAGTTCTGGTCGTGGGCATCGGATTGCTGACAATTTATTTGCTTTGA
- the rsmI gene encoding 16S rRNA (cytidine(1402)-2'-O)-methyltransferase: MHSTSATLWVVATPLGNLGDITERARKVLASADLIFAEDTRRTGKLLQALDISGKSMVSLHEHNEEKRIKKVLAHFEEGNDAALVSDAGTPLMSDPGYRVVRACRENGVRVVPVPGPSAPVTALSGCGLPPYPFTFLGFLPRKEGQMRKLFEAHGATGATIVFFERKSRLRETLHLAYESLGNREFSICRELTKDYEEFINGYLGDWADVSEELRGEITVVVGPPVNIGPASEEDIIRMIDAEIESGDKPKIVARRIAEKVEGWTAKAVYEKVTERKKNT, encoded by the coding sequence ATGCATTCGACCTCAGCGACTTTATGGGTAGTGGCGACTCCTCTTGGCAACCTTGGTGATATTACCGAGCGGGCACGCAAAGTTCTGGCCTCGGCCGATCTTATTTTTGCGGAAGATACCCGCCGGACCGGTAAACTTTTGCAGGCTCTTGATATCAGCGGCAAAAGCATGGTCAGCCTGCATGAGCACAATGAGGAAAAACGGATCAAGAAAGTGCTGGCACATTTTGAAGAGGGCAATGACGCAGCTCTTGTTTCCGATGCGGGAACTCCGCTTATGAGCGATCCCGGTTACCGTGTGGTCCGGGCCTGCCGTGAAAACGGGGTTCGGGTGGTTCCTGTGCCTGGTCCGAGTGCACCGGTAACAGCCCTTTCCGGTTGTGGCCTACCGCCGTACCCTTTCACTTTTCTAGGTTTTCTTCCTCGTAAAGAAGGACAGATGCGCAAGTTGTTTGAAGCGCATGGAGCGACCGGAGCTACAATAGTCTTTTTCGAGCGTAAATCCCGGTTGCGAGAGACCCTGCATCTGGCTTATGAGTCACTTGGCAACCGTGAATTTTCAATCTGCCGGGAGCTGACTAAGGACTACGAGGAATTCATTAACGGATACCTCGGGGACTGGGCGGATGTGTCCGAAGAGTTGCGCGGTGAAATCACTGTCGTTGTCGGGCCCCCGGTAAATATTGGTCCGGCATCTGAAGAAGATATCATTAGAATGATTGATGCAGAAATTGAGTCCGGTGATAAACCAAAGATCGTTGCCAGGAGAATTGCCGAGAAAGTGGAAGGCTGGACAGCAAAAGCTGTCTATGAAAAGGTAACTGAAAGAAAAAAGAACACTTAG
- the rpsP gene encoding 30S ribosomal protein S16, translating into MAIKLRLTRMGSKKRPFYRIVAINSETRRDGRPLDFCGYYNPMVEPVEVKIDKEKVEKWLERGAEPSDTVKSLLKANS; encoded by the coding sequence ATGGCTATTAAACTCAGACTGACCCGTATGGGCTCCAAAAAACGCCCTTTTTATCGTATTGTAGCAATCAACAGCGAAACCAGACGCGACGGTCGTCCTCTGGACTTCTGCGGTTATTACAACCCTATGGTTGAGCCTGTTGAAGTTAAAATTGACAAGGAAAAAGTAGAGAAGTGGCTTGAGAGAGGCGCTGAACCCAGCGATACAGTTAAATCTCTCCTCAAAGCAAATTCCTAG
- a CDS encoding YraN family protein, whose protein sequence is MSARHLDFGQAGEDYAARFLENRGYHLRQRNWRWKQWELDIICDKGDEIIFVEVKTRSGSSFQSGIEAVTPAKRKKLVKAATRYLSAFELWERPCRFDLVIVNDDGTGFRAEHIENAFDLSDFMGSGDSSWQPW, encoded by the coding sequence GTGTCTGCCCGGCATTTAGATTTCGGACAGGCGGGCGAGGATTACGCTGCCCGCTTTTTGGAAAATCGCGGTTACCATTTGCGGCAGCGTAACTGGCGCTGGAAACAATGGGAATTGGATATTATCTGCGATAAGGGCGACGAAATAATTTTTGTGGAAGTTAAAACCAGATCCGGATCAAGTTTTCAGTCCGGTATAGAGGCGGTAACTCCGGCCAAGCGCAAAAAGCTGGTCAAGGCCGCGACCCGCTACCTTTCGGCTTTTGAGCTCTGGGAGAGACCCTGCCGATTTGATCTGGTTATTGTGAATGATGATGGAACCGGCTTCAGAGCGGAGCATATAGAAAATGCATTCGACCTCAGCGACTTTATGGGTAGTGGCGACTCCTCTTGGCAACCTTGGTGA
- the ffh gene encoding signal recognition particle protein, which yields MFDSLSDRLSEAFKNFKGQGRLDEKNIQAGMREVRLALLEADVNYKVVKDFVEKVKERALGQEVQKSLSPGQQVIKVVNDELTELLGGEQEGLQLSKDKLSKIMMVGLQGSGKTTSSAKIALYLRRKKFKPYLVPADVYRPAAIDQLHVLAKQLDMPVYPSTTEMNPVDICRDAMIKAEEAGCDVLLFDTAGRLHIDEPLMDELASIKEHCTPDEILFVADAMTGQDAVNVASTFDDKLDVTGVVLTKMDGDARGGAALSIKSVTGKSVKFVGVGEKLSELELFYPDRAASRILGMGDVLSLIEKAQSVMDEGEAEKLTEKFRKAEFDLEDFRTQMRRMKKIGSMGSIMKMIPGLGGLTKQLGDMEIPDKELNRIEAIISSMTMAERRQPKLINPSRRQRIAKGSGVKLEEVNQMLKNFEQMSKMMKKMMGGKGGKGKMPKMPNLPGMPGLGGGAGMPGLPGMEGMEGMGGMAQASKSKSKKTLLARKKKKLKKQTHKKKKK from the coding sequence TTGTTTGACAGCCTATCAGATAGACTTTCCGAAGCCTTTAAGAATTTCAAGGGGCAGGGACGGTTGGATGAAAAAAACATCCAGGCCGGAATGCGCGAAGTGCGCCTTGCCCTTCTCGAAGCGGACGTTAACTATAAAGTCGTTAAGGACTTTGTAGAGAAGGTAAAGGAGCGCGCTCTCGGACAGGAGGTCCAGAAGTCCCTTTCTCCCGGTCAGCAGGTAATCAAAGTCGTTAACGACGAGCTTACCGAGCTGCTTGGTGGTGAGCAGGAAGGATTACAGCTCTCCAAGGACAAGCTTTCCAAAATTATGATGGTCGGCCTTCAGGGTTCAGGTAAGACCACTTCTTCAGCCAAGATTGCCTTGTATTTGCGGCGCAAGAAGTTCAAACCCTACCTTGTTCCTGCCGACGTCTACCGTCCTGCTGCGATTGATCAGCTTCATGTGCTGGCCAAGCAGCTGGATATGCCGGTTTACCCGTCCACTACGGAAATGAATCCAGTGGATATCTGCCGCGATGCTATGATCAAAGCGGAAGAAGCCGGTTGTGATGTTCTGCTTTTTGATACAGCCGGACGGTTGCATATTGATGAACCCCTGATGGATGAACTCGCTTCCATCAAGGAACATTGCACCCCGGATGAAATCCTTTTCGTGGCTGACGCGATGACAGGGCAGGACGCTGTCAACGTTGCTTCCACATTTGACGACAAGCTTGATGTTACCGGTGTTGTCCTTACCAAAATGGATGGTGATGCCCGAGGCGGTGCGGCGCTCTCCATCAAATCAGTCACTGGTAAATCCGTTAAGTTTGTCGGTGTGGGTGAAAAGCTTTCCGAGCTTGAACTCTTCTACCCGGATAGGGCCGCTTCAAGAATTCTCGGTATGGGGGATGTTCTTTCCCTGATCGAGAAGGCCCAGTCGGTGATGGATGAGGGCGAAGCTGAAAAGCTGACCGAGAAATTTCGCAAGGCCGAATTTGACCTTGAAGATTTCCGCACCCAGATGCGCAGAATGAAGAAGATCGGTTCCATGGGGTCGATCATGAAAATGATCCCCGGACTCGGCGGGCTGACCAAGCAGCTCGGTGATATGGAGATCCCGGACAAGGAACTGAACAGGATAGAAGCCATCATCTCGTCCATGACCATGGCGGAACGCAGACAGCCCAAGCTTATTAATCCCAGCCGTAGGCAGAGGATTGCGAAAGGTTCCGGCGTTAAGCTTGAAGAGGTCAATCAGATGCTCAAGAATTTTGAGCAGATGAGCAAGATGATGAAGAAAATGATGGGCGGTAAAGGCGGAAAGGGTAAAATGCCCAAAATGCCTAATCTGCCCGGAATGCCCGGACTTGGCGGTGGCGCAGGGATGCCGGGACTTCCCGGCATGGAAGGTATGGAAGGAATGGGCGGTATGGCTCAGGCTTCCAAGTCCAAAAGTAAAAAGACCCTTCTTGCCCGCAAAAAGAAAAAGCTTAAAAAGCAAACCCACAAGAAAAAGAAGAAATAG
- a CDS encoding acyl-CoA thioesterase: MKPKKISESRTLMTYRVLPQDTNPAGNLHGGVLLKQLDLVAATCAMRHARKPVVTASIDRMNFLRPAYVGELINLHANVNMVGRTSMEIGVRVEAENLLTGEIRHTNSAYLTFVAMGENGKPSPVPPLILETGVDHRRNREALERRAVRKEEKIRESASAAQTPAN, from the coding sequence ATGAAACCAAAGAAAATCAGCGAAAGCAGAACATTAATGACCTACAGGGTCTTACCGCAGGACACCAACCCTGCCGGAAACCTGCACGGCGGAGTTCTGCTTAAACAGCTGGATCTGGTTGCTGCCACATGCGCAATGCGTCATGCACGCAAGCCGGTGGTCACCGCATCAATAGACCGCATGAACTTTCTACGGCCTGCATATGTTGGAGAACTCATCAACCTTCATGCCAATGTGAATATGGTTGGCAGGACATCCATGGAAATTGGAGTCCGGGTTGAAGCAGAAAATCTTTTGACCGGCGAGATACGGCATACAAATTCGGCCTATCTTACCTTCGTGGCCATGGGTGAAAACGGAAAGCCTTCCCCGGTTCCGCCACTGATACTTGAAACCGGTGTGGACCATAGACGCAACAGGGAAGCTCTAGAACGCAGAGCCGTGCGTAAGGAAGAAAAAATCAGGGAATCTGCGTCCGCAGCGCAGACACCAGCTAATTAG
- the rimM gene encoding ribosome maturation factor RimM (Essential for efficient processing of 16S rRNA): MEMLVVAEVVKPHGLRGEVCIESHADSPFLFDEVPCLYLAKKGQKPRRFVVRSSRKHKGRMLLTFKGVEGRDEAEALRGMEILVREKDLPETGDDEVYMHELEGMAVELEDGTVVGTISNFILAPGQETWVISSSEGKEILFPAVEEFVLSVDLDAEKIVVAPPEGLLDIYLAEKKDNGKKNK, from the coding sequence ATGGAAATGCTTGTAGTTGCCGAGGTGGTCAAACCACATGGTCTCAGGGGGGAAGTCTGCATTGAATCTCATGCAGATTCCCCTTTTCTCTTCGACGAGGTGCCCTGTCTGTACTTGGCTAAGAAAGGGCAAAAGCCGCGTCGTTTTGTTGTGCGCTCTTCACGGAAACATAAAGGGCGCATGCTGTTGACCTTCAAAGGGGTTGAAGGTCGCGACGAGGCGGAAGCCTTGCGCGGCATGGAAATCCTTGTGCGCGAGAAAGATCTTCCCGAAACCGGGGATGATGAAGTCTACATGCATGAACTTGAAGGCATGGCCGTCGAACTTGAAGACGGGACTGTGGTTGGAACCATCTCGAACTTTATCCTCGCCCCCGGGCAGGAAACTTGGGTTATTTCATCTTCAGAAGGAAAGGAGATTCTTTTTCCTGCTGTTGAAGAATTTGTATTGTCTGTTGATCTTGATGCGGAAAAAATTGTGGTGGCCCCGCCTGAAGGGCTTCTCGATATTTATCTTGCTGAAAAGAAAGATAACGGAAAAAAAAATAAATAG